In Spirosoma pollinicola, the genomic window TAAGGTCATGCTCATACGCTTCAAGTTTATAACACCTTGGTTCTGTGTGACTATTTTAGTGAATCGCTGGCAAAACTAGCCAAACAGCTAAGCATCTGTTTGCACAATAATACCAACAAATAGTACTATTGTCTAACCTTATCCTGTAGACCAGTAAACGCACTGGATAAATTTGTTTAGTATAGTGTCGTTGGCGGTAAACAGACTACCAGTACCTGTTATCCCCGTAAACAGAAACAAGATGAAGATCGGCTATCCTCTACAAACCATAAATTTGTCAGATACGAAGACCTTGAATTCACTGGTTGAGCACCGGCGGGTGTTCAATCTGAATCATTGTGAACTGAGTATTTTTGAAACCTACCGGCAGTGTTCAGATGTGGTATTGTCATACAATGGGCTTGTTATCACCAGCATGTTGCGCGGCAGGAAAGTGATGCATCTGTCGCAAAACCCGGGTTTTGATTTTCTGCCCGGCGAAACCGTCATTCTGCCGGAAGGCGTATCCATGAAAGTGGATTTCCCCGAAGCCGACGAGAAGCACCCGGTCCAATGTGCTACCATCGCTTTAGATTGGCCCGTGGTGATGCAGATGCTGGATTTTCTGAACGAACAATATCCCCGAAAAGACGAAGTGTCCGAATGGAAACTGAATTTCAATCAGTATCATTTTTATAACAACCGGGAGTTGGCCAATGTCATGAACAAGCTGATCAGCATTAGTATGGAAGACGATCTGGCCAAGGATGCGCTGGCCGATCTGACCCTTAAGTCCCTGCTGATTCGGGTGATTCAAACGCAGAATATGGCACTCATCGCCGATGGTCTATCGACCAATAACCGCTTTGCTTCGGTTGTGGAATACATTCGCGAACACCTGCCGGAAAAAATTGGTATTGACATGCTATGCAAGAAAGCCTGCATGAGCAAATCCAGTTTTTTTCGGTCGTTTAAAGAAACCTTCGGCCTGTCGCCAATGGAGTTTATCATTCGGGAGCGGATCAGTCTGGCAAAGCGGCTGCTGGTTAACCCAACGGCCACTGTAACGGACGTGTGCTATCAGGTAGGTTTTAATAATCTGCATTATTTTTCCCGCCTTTTCAAACTCCTGGAAGGGGTAACCCCAACATCGTATCGGCAGCGGGTATGAGGCATTCCTTCACTGGCTCACGCGTGCCATCAGGTAAGTACTTTTTCTAATACATAGTTTATATATGATTCATGTATAATGTGCTATTATACAGATGTATACCTATGTTTATATAGTAACTATTTTTGTCGGAAATTAGCTATATTTGCTTACTCTGCGTACTACCTAATCCGTAACTCTCGACTCTTCCTCTTTTTTTATGGCACCAGTTTCAACCCTCGTTAATCCGTTGCGTGATACTGACTTAACGGCTTCACGCAACAGTATGGAGCTTTATCTGGCTCAACGCAATGAAAACGGAAAAATCACTGATTTTCGACTGATAATGGTGAACACTCCGGCGCAGGAGATGTGGGGAAAGTCTGAAAACGAGTTGATTGGTCAATCCATCTGCCAATTAATGTCTGGGAAAGATGGACAGTTCCTAATCAGTCAATTCAGTTTAGTTTTAGACTATGAACGCATTGTTCAGTTCGAGATGGACGCCCGCTCGCAACGCGCTGAGGCAGGGGCCACCGACATCTTTTGCGTGTCGAAATTGAAAGACGACGTTGTCATGGTGATTAACGACGTCATTGACTATAAACAAGCCGCCCGACTTGCCGAGCAAAAACAGCTACAACAGGCAGAACTGTATAAAACAATTCTGGATACGTCCCTAACGTCGATTTCTGTACTGGAGGCCATTCGTGAACAGGATGGGCGTGGGAAAATTATTGATTTTCGCTACACCCTGGTTAATCATGAGCGTTTGCGGATGGCTGGCCAGCCCGAAGCGTTTTTTCTCGGCAAAAAACTGACGGAACTCTTTCCGGGCATGATTGAATCGGGCGTTTTTGATCATTGGGTGCAGGTTGTCGAAACTCGGAAACCCCATCAATTTGAGGTGCATTACACGTACGATGGGTTCGATGACTGGAGCTTGTGCCTGGGATCACCGTTTGGCGATGGTGTTGTTATTTCCTACACCGATATTACAGATCAGAAGCAAGCTGCATTTCACGCCCGGCAACAGGCAGAGTTGCTGGAAAGTATTCAAAATACCTCGCAGATGGGTATTTCAGCCTTGCGTGCTCAGCGAGACACAAACGGGACAATTGTAGATTTTACATTTGTCATGCGCAACGCAACGGCCATGAAAATTACTGGTCGGCTTATGGATGAGGTAATTAATAAAGGCATGCTCGATGTCTATTCAAGTCTCAAGCCAACGGACGTGTTTAGCAGATATGTGAACGTAGTCGAAACCCGGCGACCAGATCAGTATGAGCATTACCATAATGCGAATGGGCTGGAAGGCTGGTTTGATATCCTGATCTCTCCCTGGAATGATGGTGTTGTCATCAATGTAATAGAGACGACCAGATTACGAAAAATTGAACAGGAAAAGATTCAGCAGAGTACGATACTCCAGCAAGTTATTGACAACACCCAGGCTGGATTGGTACTGGCAAAGCCAATATACGACGAGCAACAGCAGATTATTGACTTTCAATATGTACTCACCAACGAATACAATGCGCGGATCACAGGCAAATCTGTGGCTGAGATGACCGGTACGCTGGTTGGTGATTTATTTCCTGACTGGCAGCATTCCGACCTGTTTCGTCAATATGTTGACGTTGTTGAGAGCGGACAAACACAACGCCTGACGTTCCATTACGCTGCTTACGGTATTAAATGCTGGTTTGATGGCTCGTTCAATTTTTTAGACGGCTGCCTGCTATACACCTATACGGATGTAACGGCCCTCAAAGAAGCCGAACTGGAACAGCAGAAATATGCCGAACTACTCGAACAGGTGATGAATATGACACCTGCATCCATTGTGTTGAGTGAGAGTATTCGTAATGAGGCAGGAACTATTGTCGACTTTCGCATAATGAAGTTGAACAAGATGGCCGCCGACTATCTGCAAAATCCCGTCGAAAAGATTCAATATCGACGTGTTTCGAAATACCTCCCCGGTTCGCTGGAAACGCCCTTTTTCGAGCAATGCAAGCAAGTTATTGAAACGGGCGAACCCATTCGTGTACAAGTTCCGTGGGACGATCACTGGTATGATTTCTCGGTAGCTCGTTTTGGTGATGGTATTGTCCTGGCGGCTCAGGATGTTACCCCTATGCATGAATACCGGCAGAAACTCGAAGTTGCCAACCTGGAACTTAAACGCTCGAACGAAAATCTTCAATCGTTTGCTTTCGTCTCCTCGCATGACCTTCAGGAGCCACTTCGTAAAATAATCTCTTTCGCCAACATTCTGAAAACCCAGATAGGGGGACATGTCGACGTCGATGCCATTGATGTTATCGAGCGAATCAATACATCGGCCGAGCGAATGCGACTGCTTATTCAGGACTTACTGACTTACTCGAAGTTAGAAACAAACCAAAACTTATTCAGGCCCGTCAACATAGCTCAATTAATTCAGGAGTTACAGGAACACGAACTCTGGATGGCTCTGAATCAAAGCAAAGGTCAGATACATCTTCTTGAGTTGCCAACGATTGTTGCCGACCCGCTGCAAATGCATCAGTTATTTCAGAATCTGCTCTCCAATGCGATCAAATTCTGTCCCAGAGGCAGTACACCCAGTATTACAGTGAGCAGCCGTATGGTTAGTCGGGCTAATGTGCCAGCCGGCTTGCTATATACTACAGAATCCGCAGGAAGTAAATCCGCTACTAATTTGTTCTGTGAAATCGCAGTAACAGATAATGGTATTGGCTTTGACGAAAAGTATGTAGATCGCATTTTTCAAGTCTTTCAGCGACTGCACGGGCGCAGCCAGCATGCTGGATCAGGCATTGGTCTGGCCATTTGCTATAAGATAGTTGAACGACATGGCGGAGCTATTACCGCCAACAGCAAACCCGGAGAAGGTAGTACATTTCGGGTGTATTTGCCCGTTTGGAAGGGACTCGCTTAAAACAGAATCTGTTCTAATAAAGCGAATCGTCAACGGTGGCAGTGCTTCGTAGCCGAGGTACTAAGGGCTTTTTCGCATTTTTCAGCTAGATCGACATTTACTATTTATCGGGTATGACACCAGTTTCCAGTCTCTCCGGTTCGTCGCGTGATACGGACATAAATTCATTACAAACCAGTTTTGAATTTTACCGCGCTGAGTACGATGCTACTGGGCAACTTGTCGGCTTTCGATTAGTGATGCTCAACGCATCGGCTGTTGACAAGTGGGGCAAACCTCAGTCCGAATTGCTTAATCAATCTGTCAGCCAGTTAATGCATGCCGATGACGCAGATTATCTGAGCGGACAATTTAGCCTCGTCATGAAAAGCGGGCGGGCCGTTCGGTTTGACATGAGCCACCCCGGCCAGCGCAACGGACCCAGCCGTACCGGTGAACTATTGGTAGTAAAACAGGACGATGGCGTATTGGTAAGCTACAACGATAGTGATGAGCATAGCTTTATCGCGCATGTTGTCGACACAACTGCCCCGCGCAAAGTCGGGCAGGAAAAACTGCATCAGGGTACATTGCTGCAAATGATTATCGACAGCAGCCAGTCGGGTGTTGTGCTGTATGAAATAGTACATGATGAGGTGTCGGGCGAGGTGGTTGACTTTAGATTTGTACTAACAAATCCGGCTAATGAACAGGTCGTTGGCAGAGCCAAAGCGGAGTTGCTGGGTAAGTCGATTTTTGCTATATACCCGGAATTAATGCAAACGGCCTGGGGCGAAAAGCTACTCACCTGTGCCCGAACGGGTGAGCGTCAGATGTTTTTGTTTCCCTATTTTAAAGAAGGTATCAACGGTTGGTTCGACGTGTCATTTGTTCGACATGAACACTATATTCTCCTTACCTTTTCGGATGTAACAGCCCTCAAAGAAGCCGAACTGGCGCTACGGCAGCAAAATGATTTACTGAAGGAAATCGTGGAAAACGGTCAGACAGGCATGACGCTCTTTGACCCTATTCGGAATGAGTCTGGCGAGATCATTGATTTTCGATATGTATTCACCAACGCGGTCAACGCCCGCGTCATGGGGCGTTCGGTCGCTGAACTGACCGGAGAGCGGTTGTTGACGCTTTTCCCAACCAGACCCCAAACCGAGTGGTATGCCAACCTGATGCACACCGCTACTACGGGCGAGAGCAGGTCGTATTTGTATGAGCTTAATACTGATCGTATCAATGGCTGGTTCAATACATTGTTTGTGAAAGTAGGCGATCAGATTCTATATACCTATCTGGATATAACGTCCCTCAAGCAAACTAAACAGGCCTTGCAAGAGCAGAACGACCTGCTTGAACAGGTTATGAATACGACGCCAACCGTGATTGCACTGCACGAAAGCGTTCGAAATGAAGCCGGTGAACTCATCGATTTTCGGTTGACGCACTTAAATCAGAAAGCCGCTGATCTATTGGGACATTCTCTTGAAGAAGGTCAGATTCCGCTACTTTCCGACTACTTTCCGGGCGTACAGAAAACGCCCGTTTTCGAGCACTATCGGCGGGTCGTTGAACAAAGCGAGCCTATTCGAACCGAAGTGTTCTGGAAACACCACTGGTATGATTTATCGGCAGCACGCATTAGTGACGGTATGGTGGTCGTGGCGCAGGATATTACGCCCATGAAGGAGTCTCAACATAAACTCGAAGTCGCCAACCTCGAACTTAAACGCTCGAACGAAAACCTTCAGTCATTTGCCTTTGTTTCCTCGCATGACCTTCAGGAACCGCTTCGCAAAATAATCTCCTTCACCGATATTTTACAAACGCAGTATGGCAACCAGTTCGATGCTGAGGCAACGAATATCATTCATCGAGTCAATACATCGGCCGACCGCATGCGGCTGCTTATCCAGGATCTACTGGCCTATTCGAAACTAGAAACCAATCAGGATCTATTTAAGCCAGTTGATATAACCACCTTAATTCAGGAGT contains:
- a CDS encoding AraC family transcriptional regulator, producing MKIGYPLQTINLSDTKTLNSLVEHRRVFNLNHCELSIFETYRQCSDVVLSYNGLVITSMLRGRKVMHLSQNPGFDFLPGETVILPEGVSMKVDFPEADEKHPVQCATIALDWPVVMQMLDFLNEQYPRKDEVSEWKLNFNQYHFYNNRELANVMNKLISISMEDDLAKDALADLTLKSLLIRVIQTQNMALIADGLSTNNRFASVVEYIREHLPEKIGIDMLCKKACMSKSSFFRSFKETFGLSPMEFIIRERISLAKRLLVNPTATVTDVCYQVGFNNLHYFSRLFKLLEGVTPTSYRQRV
- a CDS encoding PAS domain-containing protein, with the protein product MAPVSTLVNPLRDTDLTASRNSMELYLAQRNENGKITDFRLIMVNTPAQEMWGKSENELIGQSICQLMSGKDGQFLISQFSLVLDYERIVQFEMDARSQRAEAGATDIFCVSKLKDDVVMVINDVIDYKQAARLAEQKQLQQAELYKTILDTSLTSISVLEAIREQDGRGKIIDFRYTLVNHERLRMAGQPEAFFLGKKLTELFPGMIESGVFDHWVQVVETRKPHQFEVHYTYDGFDDWSLCLGSPFGDGVVISYTDITDQKQAAFHARQQAELLESIQNTSQMGISALRAQRDTNGTIVDFTFVMRNATAMKITGRLMDEVINKGMLDVYSSLKPTDVFSRYVNVVETRRPDQYEHYHNANGLEGWFDILISPWNDGVVINVIETTRLRKIEQEKIQQSTILQQVIDNTQAGLVLAKPIYDEQQQIIDFQYVLTNEYNARITGKSVAEMTGTLVGDLFPDWQHSDLFRQYVDVVESGQTQRLTFHYAAYGIKCWFDGSFNFLDGCLLYTYTDVTALKEAELEQQKYAELLEQVMNMTPASIVLSESIRNEAGTIVDFRIMKLNKMAADYLQNPVEKIQYRRVSKYLPGSLETPFFEQCKQVIETGEPIRVQVPWDDHWYDFSVARFGDGIVLAAQDVTPMHEYRQKLEVANLELKRSNENLQSFAFVSSHDLQEPLRKIISFANILKTQIGGHVDVDAIDVIERINTSAERMRLLIQDLLTYSKLETNQNLFRPVNIAQLIQELQEHELWMALNQSKGQIHLLELPTIVADPLQMHQLFQNLLSNAIKFCPRGSTPSITVSSRMVSRANVPAGLLYTTESAGSKSATNLFCEIAVTDNGIGFDEKYVDRIFQVFQRLHGRSQHAGSGIGLAICYKIVERHGGAITANSKPGEGSTFRVYLPVWKGLA
- a CDS encoding PAS domain-containing sensor histidine kinase; this encodes MTPVSSLSGSSRDTDINSLQTSFEFYRAEYDATGQLVGFRLVMLNASAVDKWGKPQSELLNQSVSQLMHADDADYLSGQFSLVMKSGRAVRFDMSHPGQRNGPSRTGELLVVKQDDGVLVSYNDSDEHSFIAHVVDTTAPRKVGQEKLHQGTLLQMIIDSSQSGVVLYEIVHDEVSGEVVDFRFVLTNPANEQVVGRAKAELLGKSIFAIYPELMQTAWGEKLLTCARTGERQMFLFPYFKEGINGWFDVSFVRHEHYILLTFSDVTALKEAELALRQQNDLLKEIVENGQTGMTLFDPIRNESGEIIDFRYVFTNAVNARVMGRSVAELTGERLLTLFPTRPQTEWYANLMHTATTGESRSYLYELNTDRINGWFNTLFVKVGDQILYTYLDITSLKQTKQALQEQNDLLEQVMNTTPTVIALHESVRNEAGELIDFRLTHLNQKAADLLGHSLEEGQIPLLSDYFPGVQKTPVFEHYRRVVEQSEPIRTEVFWKHHWYDLSAARISDGMVVVAQDITPMKESQHKLEVANLELKRSNENLQSFAFVSSHDLQEPLRKIISFTDILQTQYGNQFDAEATNIIHRVNTSADRMRLLIQDLLAYSKLETNQDLFKPVDITTLIQELQEHELWVTLNQSKARIQLGKLPTVIADPLQMRQLFQNLLSNAVKFALKDVTPVITITHQLVNRAEIPTDLLSPAKSGERKSASPKFHEISVADNGIGFDEKYIDRIFQVFQRLHGRSQYTGSGIGLAICYKIVERHGGAITASSKPGGGSTFRVYLPV